From Mucilaginibacter gotjawali:
GGAAATTCCCGCAGGAAAAAGCCAACAAGTTTCCATTAACCTGAATCCTTCCTCCTTTGAGTTTTTCGATTTGAGGCAACAAAAAATGACGGTTACCCCGGGAGAATATGAGGTTTATTATGGGAGTAGTTCCGATTCCAAAGATTTAAAAACAGCCATAATTTCAATTTTGCAATAAAATCGTTTATGAAATATATAATCACATGCGCAATGCTTTTTCTGTTTGTCAGCGTTTTTGCACAAACTAAAAATGAAACAGATCTTCAGATAAAAATCAATAGTATAGTTAAAAAAATGACCCTTGAAGAAAAAATCGCAATGCTTCATGGCAATGCTTTGTTTTCTTCAGCAGGTGTACCGCGTTTAGGTATTCCCGAATTAACTTGCGACGATGGCCCGCTGGGTGTGCGCGAGGAGATCAAACGTTTCGACTGGGCGTCAGCCAACTGGACCACCGATTCCGCCACATTTTTACCAAATGGTTCGGCAATTGCAGCAACATGGAACCCAGTAATGGCAAATAAATACGGTGTAGTCATAGGGGAGGAGGCCAATGCCCGAAACAAGAATATCATGCTTGCACCGGCATTCAATATTTGCAGAATGCCGCTTTGTGGCCGTACTTACGAGTATTATTCCGAAGATCCCTATTTGAACAGTCAGCTGGCTATTCAGTCAGTAAAAGGGATTCAAAGTCAGCATGTGGCTGCCTGCGTGAAACATTTTGCTGCTAATAACCAGGAATTTCATCGCGACAGCGTAAACACAATAGTTGATGAAAGAGCGCTGCGCGAAATTTATTTGCCGGCGTTTAAAGCCGCTGTGCAGCAAGGGGATGCTTACGCCGTTATGTCGGCTTATAATAAAGTGAATGGCTACTGGTGTTCTGAGAATGATTTTTTATTGAACAAAGTACTAAAAAAGGAGTGGGGGTTTAAAGGCCTCGTGATGTCAGATTGGAGCGGCGTGCACCATACCGTTGCTGCCGCAAACAATGAGCTTGATATTGAAATGGGATCAAGCGGGCCGTATGATCAATGGTATTTTGCTAAACCATTGCTTGCGGCAGTAAAAGCGGGCCAGGTTTCGGTAAAAACAATCGATGATAAAGTGAGAAGAATTTTATGGCTGATCTATCATACATCCATGAGTGCAAATCACCCTGAAGGGGCCATTGCTACACCTGCCCACACCAAAAGCGCATACGATATTGCGTCGGAATCTATCGTTTTATTGAAAAATGATGCTAATTTACTGCCGTTGAACGCAGGTAAAATTAAAAGCATTGCGGTAATAGGCGATAATGCTACCCGTACATTTGCTTTGGGTGGGTATGGCGCCGGCGTAAAAGCAAGGCATGAGGTAACAGCATTAGAAGGTATAAAATCAAGATTTGGCAAAACAGCCAGCATCAGTTTTGCCCAGGGTTACAAGGCTGAATATTCGGCAAACAATACTGACGCCCAGAATAGCGGCTATGATCAACCCGACAAAAACCTTATCGGCCAGGCCGTAGCGCTTGCAAAAACAACCGATATTGCCATTTTGTGCATCGGCTCAAATCGCGAGTATGAAAGCGAAGGTCATGACCGCAAAAACCTGGAGCTGCCTTTCGGAGAGCAGGCATTGGTTGACGCAGTCACTGCAGCCAACCCCAATACAATTATTGTTATCATGGCTGGCGCTCCGTACAACCTGAATGAAATTAAAAAATCAAACCATACCATTGTTTGGTCGTGGTTTAACGGCTCGGAGGCCGGGAATGCATTGGCCGATGTTTTAAAAGGCATAGTGAATCCATCCGGCAGGTTGCCGTTTACTTTCCCTGTCTCATTAAACGACTCACCGGCTTTTGCCTTAAATACTTATCCGGGTAAAAACCTCACGGCTGATTATAAAGAAGGCATACTGGTTGGCTATCGCTGGTATGATACTAAGAATATTAATCCTTTATACTGTTTTGGTTACGGCTTGTCTTACACCAATTTTACCTATACCGATTTAACTACCAACAAGACAAACTACCAACCTGGTGACAAAATAACGGTATCGCTAAAAGTTAAGAACACGGGCAGCGTTGCCGGTAAAGAGGTTATTCAGCTTTACGTCAGTAAATTAAATCCTTCGGTTTTAAGGCCTGCGAAAGAACTAAAGGCATTTAAAAAGATGATGATAGCGCCGGCAACCACCGCTGCTGTTTCCATAAATATAAATGCGGGCGATCTCGCCTATTTTGACAGCAAGTTAAGTACGTGGGTTGTTGAACCTGGTCAATATAAAATAATGGCAGCTTCTTCATCGAAAGATATCAGGCAAATAGTTACTATTATTGTCAGGTAAGTTAAAACTGTAATATTAACAGGTCTCCTGCAAAATTGGGGGCGCATATTTATAAAATGAAAAGGAAATATTTATTACTTGTTTTGGCGAGCTTACTTTTTGGTAATGTTTTTGCCCAAAGTAACAGCCGTGAGAAGGCAGCAAAAGCTGAAAGAATAATCAGCGTTGACTTAAAAAAAGAAAAAGGGCCTTTGAATACTTCATTTAAAGCGTGTGTAGGTGCTGGCCGTGCAAATGAAGGGTTACGAGCCGACTGGCAGCAGCAGTTGGCTATTGCCAGGAAAGAATGTGGTTTTAAATATATCCGGATGCACGGATTGCTTACCGATGATATGGCTGTTTACAGCGAAGACAATAAAGGCAACCCGCTATATAATTACCAGTATGTTGATGCTTTGTATGACTACATTATCAGCATCGGCATGAAGCCATTCGTAGAATTGGGATTTATGCCGGGCGCACTTGCCAGCGGCAGTAAAACCATTTTCTGGTGGCGGGGCAATGTAACGCCGCCCAAAGATTATGACAAATGGGAGGGGCTAATCCGTAACCTGACACAACATTTTACAGCGCGATACGGAACCGATGAAGTGAAGACCTGGTATTTTGAAGTTTGGAACGAGCCGAATTTGAAAGATGGTTTCTGGACGGGTTCCCAGGCCGACTATTTCAAACTGTACCAGTATAGTGCCAGGGCTATTAAAAGCGTAAATCCGGCATATAAAGTGGGTGGCCCGGCAACTGCAGGAGCGGCGTGGGTGCCTGAAATGATAGCTTTTTGTAAAAATAATTCGGTGCCTATCGATTTTGTCAGCACACACTCTTACGGCGTAAAGCAAGGATTTTTGGATGAGCACGGCTGGGCGGGGACAGTCCTCGACAAAAACGAATGGAGCGTTAGTGGCGACGTTTTGAATTCGCGCAAGCAAATCCAAAGTTCAGCTATCCCCGGACTGGAATTGCATTATACAGAATGGAGCTCGTCTTATACACCTGCTGACCCTCTTCATGACAGTTATCACGAAGCGGCATATATCCTTAAAAAATTAAAACAAGTGGGAACCGAGGCCAACTCAATGTCATACTGGACGTTTACCGATATTTTTGAAGAGTCCGGCCCTCGCTTTACTCCTTTTCACGGCGGGTTTGGTTTAATGAACATTGAAGGGATCAAAAAGCCTGCATTTTTTGCCTATTCTTTTTTAAACAAACTGGGTGAAACTGAATTGGCCAATCGCGACAGCTCTTCATGGGCCTGCAAAAATCACAAGGGAAATGTTCAGGTATTGTTATGGGATTATACCTATACGCTGCCCGATTCAGTAAACAACCAGGCATATTATATTAAGGATCTGCCCGCCAAAACAAAAGGTAAAGTAAAAGTAAATTTATCGCATATGCCGGCTGGAAAGTACACGATGGAAATTTATAAAGTAGGTTACAGAGTGAACGATGCCTACACCGGCTATGTGGATATGGGCAGACCGGGACAGCTAAACTTGCAGCAGGTTAAAAAGTTAAAGGAACAGAATGGTGCTCCCGTGGAAATACGGCAAATTGAAATAAAACCAGGCGCCGTTCTTTCCAGCGATTTTGATATAAGGGAAAATGATGTTATCCTGATCAACCTGGTTAAACATTAACCGGCACAGTAAGCAACAATAAACAAAAGAGATATATAGCTAAACACCTTGCAAATAAATCCAATGATAAAAATAATTAATAAATATTTTTTGATGTTTTCCATGCTTTTGCTGACCGGCTTGTCAGTTAAGGCTCAAACATTATATGTCGGTTCCAATTATCATCCGCATGATAATAAGGATATTGAAAAAATTAAGAATGACATAGAGTTGATGAAAGCTGCCGGTTTTACGTCCGTTCGTATGGGCCATTTGGCCTGGGATAGTTATGAACCGTCTGAAGGCAAGTTCGATTTTGACTGGTTCGATAAGGTGATGGACCTGTTGAACCAAGCCGGGATCAAGGTGATCCTTGATATCGCTATCCGTCCGGCGCCCATCTGGCTGCACCATAAATACCCCTCAATGGATGTTACAAGTCCGGGTGGCAATGTGCAGTATCCCAACCATCGCTACATGGTTGACGTAGGCGATCCGATGTACCAGAAATATGCCCTGCGCTTTGCGGACACACTTACAAAACATTATGCCAAACACCCGGCACTATTGGCTTTTGGTATTGATAATGAGTCTGGTGATGGCCCTATTTCATATTCAGAAACAGTAAGAAAAAGGTTTGTTATTTGGTTGACGAAGAAATACTCGACCCTCGATAACTTCAACAAAGCCTGGGCTACACAACGCTGGTCAAGAAGAATTAACGATTTTGATGAAGTTGGACTGCCTGCAACCGGCGAAAAAAACGGCGCCCCCGAGAAAATATTAGATTTCAGGCGTTTTATCTCTGATGAGGTTAATCAGTTGCTTTTTAAAGTACTTAACGTGGTTAATTCAAACGCGCCAAATGCTTTAACCAATACCAACGCATGGTATTACAGCGATATGAAATATTTCGATTATTCAGAGATAGCTTATTCAGGCAAATTGACACGTGAAGGTGCAGGCTTTTATCCGGGAGGGTCTTTAATAACGAATTGGGGTGTGATGAATGCTTTGTTTGGAATTGCACGTATCCAGTTTGAAAGTCCAACCCCTTTCTGGTGCAGCGAGTTTACCACAATGACCGCGGTACCTAATTCGATCAGAAAATCGGCCTATGCCACGCTGATGTACGGCAATCAAATGGTTTGCGGGTGGACATGGCAAAGCATGTGGTCGGGCGAGGAACAATACCTGGAAGGTATGCTTGATTGGGACGGAGTTCCCAACCGTAAATATGACGAATACAAAAAGATAGCTACTGAGTTTAAAAAGATCGAAAAATTCCTTCCTTACAAGCCCAGCCCTGAAGTTGGCCTGGCATTTTCCTTTCCAAGTCAGATAGCGAGCCGTGTTTTCCCCGAGACGCAGGACCAGCAATTACAGGCCTGCTGGAATTTGTTTTATTCCCGCAATATGGACGCCCCCGTTGTTGAGATCAGCAAGAGCTCATTAAACTATAAATTACTTTTTGTGCCCGGTGTAACGGTAATGGACCAAACCACTGCCAATAAAATCCGGAACTTTGTAAAAAATGGCGGAACGGTAATTATGACCAGTAATTCTGCCGTGGTTGACGAAACCGGGAAAGTATTTGCATCCACCCACCCGGGCCGTTTAAACGACGTGTTCGGAATACGGGTTGCAGGTTATGAAGAAACAGAGCCGATGAACGAAATATCCCGCGCATCGCTTACAGGCAAAAGAATTCAATTAAATTATCAGGGGAAAACTATTGGAACTGAATCAACCCGGTTTGATGTTATCGAATCAAAAGGCGCCGAAATTGTCGGTAATATAACCAGCTTAGATAAAGATTATCCGATTATTACATCTAACAAATACGGCAAAGGCAGGGCTATTTACGTTGGGTTGCCTGCAAGCGGCGAGGTACTGGGCCCATTGCTTGATAAACTGATAGATGAACTTGGCATAAAAAAAGGGCCGCAGGTACCCGATGGTGTAATGGCCAGGCAAATTGACAAAAATCATATTCTGTATCTTAACATAGGCCGCACTCCGGCTGAAATTCGGGTAAAAGGCACCTTTAAAGGTATACTGACAGGTAAAACCTTTGTGGATAGTTTTACACTGCCGTCTGAAGAGCCTGAACTAATTGAAATTAAGTAATGAGATCCTGTAACCATATTGTGCGTGAAGAAATTATATAGATAAATGTTTAAAAGGTTAGTAAAATATTGTGTCATCTGCTTTTTTTTATTGCTGTCCGCGATAAAAGGAATGTCGCAAAATGCGAAGCAAACGGGTCTTTCCAAAAGAACCAAAGAGTGTTTTGATTTTAACTGGCATTTCCATAAAGGGGATATCGCCATAAAACGCGCAGTAAAAGCTGCCGGTTATGGTGGTTTAACGGATATCAACGTCAAAGTTGAAACAAATAAAGAAGCCGTTATTGCTTATACCGACGTGGATAAAGCATCCACTTTTAAACCCGAAGACTGGCGAGAAGTAGACCTGCCCCACGATTGGTGTGTGGAAGGGACTTTTGTTAATGATAAATCAATCGGGAGCGCGCCTGCTGTTAGCGGGTATTTGCCTGGTGGGATAGGCTTTTACAGAAAAGAATTCGAAATACCGGAATCCGATAAAGGGAAAAAAATATCGATAGAATTTGACGGGATTTTCAGGAATAGTACCGTTTGGGTGAATGGTCAGTTGATGGGTAGCCACCAAAGCGGCTACACCCCTTCAAACTACGATTTGACAGATATTTTGCGTTACGGTAACGAAGGTAAAAATGTTATTTTGGTAAAGGTTGACGCGACCGAATACGAAGGCTGGTGGTACGAAGGCTGCGGAATTTACCGGCATGTTTGGCTCAATAAAACTGACAAACTCCATGTTGACCGCTTTGGTACTTATGTTACAACGCCTGTAGTTTCGCCGGATGAAGCTGCTGTAAACATAAAAACCAGTATTAAAAACGAATACGGAGCAATTAAAAATATTACACTGATCTCTAAGATTGTCGATAATAAAGGAGTCGTTCTTGCCACTAAGACTTCAACCCAGGCAATTGAGCCATTTGGCACAACGGAGGTTTCACAAAAAGGCGCTATTCAAAAGCCCCTGCTTTGGTCGCCCGAAACCCCCAATCTTTATAAAATATTAACCGAAGTTGCTGAAAACGGGAATATCATTGACAATTACGAAACCACTTTTGGGGTAAGGACCATCGAAATATCCCGGAATGGGGTATTTCTGAATGGAAAACTTTATCCTGTAAAGGGCACCTGCAACCACCAGGATTTTGCTGGTATTGGCGTGGCCCTTCCTGATAAAATAAACGAATACAAATTAAAGCTGCTCAAAGAAGTAGGTTGTAATGCTTATCGTTGTTCCCATCATCCCCCTACACCGGAGCTGCTTGACATGTGTGACAGGATGGGTTTGCTGGTACTGGACGAAAATCGCATGTTGTCAAGTTCTGAAGAGGGGATAAAAGATTTAACAACCATGTTATCCCGGGATCGCAACCACCCGTCCATATTTATGTGGAGTATGGAAAATGAAGAATGGATCCAGGGCACGGTTACCGGGGCGAGGATACTTAAAACAATGGTTGACATTACCCATAAAATTGATCCTACCCGGCCGGTGACGGCCGCCATGAATCATGGACGGAACGAAGGTGGCTACAGCGATGTGCTGGACGTTGTGGGCTATAACTATGGTGACAAAGGATTGGCTTATGTAAAAGACCATGAAAAATATCCTAACCGGATCGAATTTTGTACAGAAGCCACCAGTTTTATTTCAACCCGCGGGGAGTATCAGAACGATTGGGGAAAGGGTTATGTTTCGAACCTCGGGCTATGGCAACCCGGCTGGGGACCGCTGCCAGGCGAAGATTGGGCGGATATTGTTAAATATCCCTATCTCGGAGGCTTGTTTGTCTGGACTGGCTTTGACTATCGAGGGGAGCCTACACCATACCAATGGCCCTGTGTTACGTCCCATTTCGGGTTTATGGATATTTGCGGTTTCCCCAAAGACGGGTACTATGCCTACAAAGCGGCCTGGACAAATGAACCGGTAGTCCACATTTTTCCGCATTGGAACTGGCCAGGGAAAGTTGGGGACAGCATACAGGTACATTGTTACACTAATTGCGATGAGGTGGAGTTACTCCTTAACGGCAAAAGAATAGGCACCCAAAAAGCCATTCCTTATACCAAACTGATCTGGAAGCTTATTTACAAGCCGGGTAAGCTAGAAGCCAGGGGCTATAAAGGAGGGAAGCTGGTAACAACTGACATTGTTGAAACAACAAGCGATCCGGCACAGGTGGCATTGAAAAGCGACTGCAGCGTACTTAAGGCCGATGGTTGCGATGTGGCGGTCATCCGGGTCGTCATAAAAGACAAACAAGGCAGGGTAGTACCCGTGGCTGACAATCTGGTCACATTTTCAATTGACGGACCAGGGAGAATTATTGGCACGGGCAACGGCAACCCCAGCAGCCACGAACCAGATAAAGCCAGCCAGCGGATGGCATTCAACGGATATTGTTTGGTGCTGGTTCAATCAAATAAACAGGCCGGGGAAATCCGGTTAAAAGCCGCTTCCGGAACACTCAAAGGAGACGAGGTTGTCTTAAAAGTTCAATAAAGTTGAAGTACTTACATGTCGCTTCTTCAAAAAATAGATTATTATGAAACAACAGCGTATTAATAACAAAGTATATCGCCTAAAAACAATAATTATAGCCTGCCTGCTTTTGGCTGGCAATATGGTATGCCATGCTCAAACTCCCGGGAAAATTGAGCGAAAACAACTATTCGATTATAGTTGGAAATTTTTTCAGGGAGATACAGCATTAGCAAAATCAAAGGATTTTGACGATATGAGTTGGCGGAGCCTTGATTTGCCACACGATTGGAGTATTGAAGGGAAAATAAGTCCTGAAAACTCAACCGGCGGCGAAGGGGGCTATTTTCCGGCAGGTATTGGTTGGTACCGAAAGTCTTTCAAAGCGCCGGGTGAATGGAAAGGCAAAAAAATTTCTATTTATTTTGAAGGCGTTTATATGAATTCTGAAGTCTTCATTAACGGAAAATCGCTTGGAACTTATCCCTATGGTTATTCATCATTTAGTTATGACCTTTCGCCTTACCTGGATTTTGATAGCGAAAATGTGATTGCGGTAAGAGTAGATAATTCCCAACAGCTGAACAGCAGGTGGTACAGTGGTTCCGGTATCTATCGCCATGTTTGGTTGATGGTTACTGACGCCGTACATATTGCTGACTGGGGTGTTGCGATCACCACTCCCGATGTTTCTTCAAAAAAAGCAACCGTTCAAATTAAAACGTTGGTAAAGAACCAAACAGGCTCTGCTCAAAGTGTGCTTATCAGCACCCGTTTAGCAGATGGAAATTATAAAAATGCAGGTCATAGTCAAAAAAAGGTTGAACTGGCTGCCAATAGTGAGCAGGAAATCGCTCAAACCATAACGGTGACTGATCCGCTGCTCTGGACACCGGAAATTCCCCATTTATATAATGCCCGGATTCAGTTAGTGCAAAATAACAATATTGTTGACGAAACAAAAACCAATTTTGGCATACGTTCCATAAAATTTACAGCCCAAAATGGTTTCCAGCTGAATGGCAAGGTGGTGAAACTTAATGGCGGCTGCATGCACCATGATAATGGTTGCCTGGGCGCAGCTGCTTTTGACCGTGCTGAAGAACGTAAAGTCGAGTTGCTTAAAGAAGCCGGATTTAACGCTGTAAGAACTTCTCATAATCCCCCATCCGAAGCGTTTTTAAATGCTTGCGATAGATTGGGCCTTTTAGTGGTTGATGAATCATTTGACTGCTGGCGGTCGGGGAAAAAGAAATATGACTACGCGCAGTATTTTGATCGTTGGTGGAAACGTGATTTAGATGCGATGGTTTTGCGCGACCGTAACCATCCTTCAATTGTGATGTGGAGTATTGGCAATGAAATAGTGGAGCGGGGGAGCCCCGAAGCTGTTGAAACAGCCAGGATGCTTGCCAATGCTGTAAAAGAAATAGATACTACCCGCCCTGTTACATCTGCTATTGTGGAAGCTGGCAAGGATTGGCCGGCCCTTGATCCCCTGATGGCTGCCCATGACGTTGGTGGCTATAATTATCATTTGTGGAGTGCACCTTCGGACCATCAAAGGGTTCCTTCGCGGATAATTTTTCAAACAGAGTCATACCCGAAGGACGCCTTTGCCAATTGGAAGCTGGTGCAAAACAACAATTATGTTATCGGAGATTTTGTTTGGACAGCCGTAGATTATCTCGGAGAATCAGGGATAGGTCGTTGGTATTATTCAGGTGACGTACCCGGTGAGCACTGGGAGCATGATCTTTTCCCCTGGCATGGCGCTTATTGTGGTGACATAGATATAACAGGCTGGAGAAAGCCCATATCACATTATAGAAGCATGTTGTATGATAACACTGAAAAACTTTTCATGGCTGTTCGTGAGCCTGAACCGGCCCCTTTGGAAATTAAGAACACATGGTGGTCGGTGTGGCCGACCTGGGAAAGCTGGACCTGGCCAGGGTATGAAGGAAAGGACGTTCAGGTAGAGATTTATTCAAAATACCCCAAAGTGAGACTCTACCTTAACAATAAACTTATTGGCGAGAAGCAAACGACCGATGAACAGGAACATAAAGCGCTATTTACTATAGCCTATTTGCCTGGTCAACTTAAGGCAATAGGGGTGGAGAACGGTAGGGAAATGGAATCGAAGATTCTGCAAACTTCCGGCGATGCTGCGAAAATTCAATTAAGTGCTGATCGTAAAGAAATTGTAGCAAATGGACAGGACTTGTCTTTTGTCACTATTGAGATAACTGACAAAGACGGTATATTACAACCAAATGCAGTAAACCTTCTGCACTTTAAAATTGAAGGCCCCGGTACAATTGCAGGTGTAGCAAATGCGGATATGAAAGACACCGACTCTTATACCGGAAATACGCGCAAAGCATGGCACGGGCATGCATTGGTCGTAATCAGAAGTACTCATGGAGCGGGCGACATTAAACTTGATGTGAGTTCACAAGGCATGCCCGGGGCCGCTTTAATTATCAGGTCATTTCTAAAAAAATAAATTAACTTCAGGATAAAAGACGATCTTACATTCTGAAGCGCTCAAGGCTCAGAAAAAGCCAGTATCAAAATTAAAAAGTAAAAAATTGAAAACTCCTAAAATTGTCAAAGCCTGTTTATTTACGGCCGTTTTCTTCCTTTGTTGTTATAGCAGCCGTGCGCAAAAAAATGCGCCTGCCCCATTCGGACCTGTCCCTTCTGAAAATCAAATGAGATGGCAGGAAATGGAATACTATGCCTTTGTGCATTTTTCTTTGAACACTTATACTGACCAATCCTGGGGATTCGGTAACGAAGATATTAACCTCTTCAACCCAACCGCTTTGGATTGCCGCCAATGGGCGCGTATCTGTAAAAATGCAGGGATGAAGGGAATTATTATTACCGCCAAGCACCATTGCGGTTTCTGCCTCTGGCCTTCCAAATACACAGATTACTCGGTGAAAAATGCCCCCTGGAAAAACGGCAAAGGAGATGTAGTGAGGGAGATGGCAGATGCCTGCAAAGAATATGGCTTGAAGCTGGGTATCTACCTGTCACCCTGGGACAGAAACCGGGCTGACTATGGCAAGCCGGAATACATTACCTATTTCCGCAACCAGCTTACTGAGCTACTTACCAACTACGGCCCTATTTTCGAGATCTGGTTTGACGGCGCCAACGGCGGCTCTGGCTATTATGGCGGGGCCAATGAAACCCGTATAATTGATCGTAAAACATATTATGATTGGGCCAATACCTATAAACTTGTGCGCAAACTGCAGCCTCATATTGTGATCTGGAATGACGGGGGAGAACGTGCTGACCTCAGGTGGGTGGGAACTGAAGGCGGATCTGTTGGCGAGACAAATTGGAGCCTGCTGAATTCCACCGGCGACGTACCCTACAATATGTTGCATTTTGGTGTTGAGGACGGCAATGCATGGGTGCCCGCAGAAGTAAATACCTCAATCAGGCCTGAATGGTTTTACCACCCCAGCGAAGACAAGAAAGTAAAGTCCTTGCCGCAACTGATGGATCTCTATTACAATTCCATCGGCCATAACGGTAGTTTGCTGCTCAATTTCCCCATTATGCCTAACGGGCTGATCCATCCGACAGATGAAAAAAATGCATTGGCTTTTGGCAAAGCCGTAAAAGCTGCATTCTCGGTAAACCTGGCCCAAAACAAGCCGGCGACAGCCTCCAATGTGCGTGCGGGAAGCAAAGCTTTTAGCGCCGGCAACGCCACTGATGATAATAATAATACCTACTGGGCCACGGATGACGGCGTTAAGGCGGCTTCGCTTACCATTGATTTGGGTAAACCAACCCGATTTAACCGCTTTTTGGCGCAGGAATACATTCAATTAGGACAGCGTGTAAAAGCGTTTAGTATTGAAGCGTTGGTGAACGGCCAATGGCAGGAACTGGCAAAAGGAACAACTATCGGCTATAAGCGTATAGTAAGCTTCCCCACGGTAAAGGCTACCAGGGTGCGGCTGCATATTACGGATGCCAAGGCATGCCTGGTTATTTCCAACGCCGGTGTTTATTACGCACCGCAAATACTTGCCGCCCCCGCGGTTACCCGGAACCAGGCAGGGATAATAACCATAACGCCGGTTGATAAGGAATCGGCAATTTACTACACCACAGACGGCAGCATGCCCACCTCTGCGTCGAAAAAGTATAACGGCCCCTTCCTGTCGGAGGGAAAACCAGAGATTCGCGCCATCGTTTACGATCCTTCTACCCAAAAAAGCAGTCCGGAAACACACGAGAAATTTGATATTTCAAGAAAGGACTGGAAAATAGTTGGCATTGAGGATGAAAAGGCCAATGCAGTTTTGGACGGCGATCCCACTACCGTATGGCACCAGGGCAAAGACAAAAAAATGCCGGTTGATTTGGTGATCGACCTGGGAAA
This genomic window contains:
- a CDS encoding glycoside hydrolase family 3 C-terminal domain-containing protein yields the protein MKYIITCAMLFLFVSVFAQTKNETDLQIKINSIVKKMTLEEKIAMLHGNALFSSAGVPRLGIPELTCDDGPLGVREEIKRFDWASANWTTDSATFLPNGSAIAATWNPVMANKYGVVIGEEANARNKNIMLAPAFNICRMPLCGRTYEYYSEDPYLNSQLAIQSVKGIQSQHVAACVKHFAANNQEFHRDSVNTIVDERALREIYLPAFKAAVQQGDAYAVMSAYNKVNGYWCSENDFLLNKVLKKEWGFKGLVMSDWSGVHHTVAAANNELDIEMGSSGPYDQWYFAKPLLAAVKAGQVSVKTIDDKVRRILWLIYHTSMSANHPEGAIATPAHTKSAYDIASESIVLLKNDANLLPLNAGKIKSIAVIGDNATRTFALGGYGAGVKARHEVTALEGIKSRFGKTASISFAQGYKAEYSANNTDAQNSGYDQPDKNLIGQAVALAKTTDIAILCIGSNREYESEGHDRKNLELPFGEQALVDAVTAANPNTIIVIMAGAPYNLNEIKKSNHTIVWSWFNGSEAGNALADVLKGIVNPSGRLPFTFPVSLNDSPAFALNTYPGKNLTADYKEGILVGYRWYDTKNINPLYCFGYGLSYTNFTYTDLTTNKTNYQPGDKITVSLKVKNTGSVAGKEVIQLYVSKLNPSVLRPAKELKAFKKMMIAPATTAAVSININAGDLAYFDSKLSTWVVEPGQYKIMAASSSKDIRQIVTIIVR
- a CDS encoding GH39 family glycosyl hydrolase, whose protein sequence is MKRKYLLLVLASLLFGNVFAQSNSREKAAKAERIISVDLKKEKGPLNTSFKACVGAGRANEGLRADWQQQLAIARKECGFKYIRMHGLLTDDMAVYSEDNKGNPLYNYQYVDALYDYIISIGMKPFVELGFMPGALASGSKTIFWWRGNVTPPKDYDKWEGLIRNLTQHFTARYGTDEVKTWYFEVWNEPNLKDGFWTGSQADYFKLYQYSARAIKSVNPAYKVGGPATAGAAWVPEMIAFCKNNSVPIDFVSTHSYGVKQGFLDEHGWAGTVLDKNEWSVSGDVLNSRKQIQSSAIPGLELHYTEWSSSYTPADPLHDSYHEAAYILKKLKQVGTEANSMSYWTFTDIFEESGPRFTPFHGGFGLMNIEGIKKPAFFAYSFLNKLGETELANRDSSSWACKNHKGNVQVLLWDYTYTLPDSVNNQAYYIKDLPAKTKGKVKVNLSHMPAGKYTMEIYKVGYRVNDAYTGYVDMGRPGQLNLQQVKKLKEQNGAPVEIRQIEIKPGAVLSSDFDIRENDVILINLVKH
- the galA gene encoding beta-galactosidase GalA, with translation MFKRLVKYCVICFFLLLSAIKGMSQNAKQTGLSKRTKECFDFNWHFHKGDIAIKRAVKAAGYGGLTDINVKVETNKEAVIAYTDVDKASTFKPEDWREVDLPHDWCVEGTFVNDKSIGSAPAVSGYLPGGIGFYRKEFEIPESDKGKKISIEFDGIFRNSTVWVNGQLMGSHQSGYTPSNYDLTDILRYGNEGKNVILVKVDATEYEGWWYEGCGIYRHVWLNKTDKLHVDRFGTYVTTPVVSPDEAAVNIKTSIKNEYGAIKNITLISKIVDNKGVVLATKTSTQAIEPFGTTEVSQKGAIQKPLLWSPETPNLYKILTEVAENGNIIDNYETTFGVRTIEISRNGVFLNGKLYPVKGTCNHQDFAGIGVALPDKINEYKLKLLKEVGCNAYRCSHHPPTPELLDMCDRMGLLVLDENRMLSSSEEGIKDLTTMLSRDRNHPSIFMWSMENEEWIQGTVTGARILKTMVDITHKIDPTRPVTAAMNHGRNEGGYSDVLDVVGYNYGDKGLAYVKDHEKYPNRIEFCTEATSFISTRGEYQNDWGKGYVSNLGLWQPGWGPLPGEDWADIVKYPYLGGLFVWTGFDYRGEPTPYQWPCVTSHFGFMDICGFPKDGYYAYKAAWTNEPVVHIFPHWNWPGKVGDSIQVHCYTNCDEVELLLNGKRIGTQKAIPYTKLIWKLIYKPGKLEARGYKGGKLVTTDIVETTSDPAQVALKSDCSVLKADGCDVAVIRVVIKDKQGRVVPVADNLVTFSIDGPGRIIGTGNGNPSSHEPDKASQRMAFNGYCLVLVQSNKQAGEIRLKAASGTLKGDEVVLKVQ
- a CDS encoding beta-galactosidase, producing the protein MIKIINKYFLMFSMLLLTGLSVKAQTLYVGSNYHPHDNKDIEKIKNDIELMKAAGFTSVRMGHLAWDSYEPSEGKFDFDWFDKVMDLLNQAGIKVILDIAIRPAPIWLHHKYPSMDVTSPGGNVQYPNHRYMVDVGDPMYQKYALRFADTLTKHYAKHPALLAFGIDNESGDGPISYSETVRKRFVIWLTKKYSTLDNFNKAWATQRWSRRINDFDEVGLPATGEKNGAPEKILDFRRFISDEVNQLLFKVLNVVNSNAPNALTNTNAWYYSDMKYFDYSEIAYSGKLTREGAGFYPGGSLITNWGVMNALFGIARIQFESPTPFWCSEFTTMTAVPNSIRKSAYATLMYGNQMVCGWTWQSMWSGEEQYLEGMLDWDGVPNRKYDEYKKIATEFKKIEKFLPYKPSPEVGLAFSFPSQIASRVFPETQDQQLQACWNLFYSRNMDAPVVEISKSSLNYKLLFVPGVTVMDQTTANKIRNFVKNGGTVIMTSNSAVVDETGKVFASTHPGRLNDVFGIRVAGYEETEPMNEISRASLTGKRIQLNYQGKTIGTESTRFDVIESKGAEIVGNITSLDKDYPIITSNKYGKGRAIYVGLPASGEVLGPLLDKLIDELGIKKGPQVPDGVMARQIDKNHILYLNIGRTPAEIRVKGTFKGILTGKTFVDSFTLPSEEPELIEIK